A stretch of Elephas maximus indicus isolate mEleMax1 chromosome 20, mEleMax1 primary haplotype, whole genome shotgun sequence DNA encodes these proteins:
- the LOC126063634 gene encoding uncharacterized protein LOC126063634 codes for MCMHAGHKPLCSVTFLGHVMRDTGPGLQGLTALGRGLYEAQAEQNHLEQQRLPKSCLSLERKLGNAGEGNLGLSLGPSPPSASQEEVDPSGASSQWGCVQASQNAPSLSPNDLLQSPIAGDQPHLIMEDGTLALPVRTCSDNSTISDVTQHGCCHPRLKVQVRGEGKTPSKVLVGWGKGPSIAEQMAPLGTRKSRWLPYFPSGEDGAAIAQGLLPDSAQVPAKVPAQGQGQGKCPCPAQATASSTSLPPSTPARATTPGLDVAAVPTVIEPYICTLNNLTNTIAITKNLSQDLLLRKCGNQWSVPLESSKMGTSCQDEVSFQPQEESLTPLPTRLEAPDRVQEHTVTRRQVLPEQPENLVEKPLVGPCNPTPGPEPPGTPKPQRIGQEGCNSQPDQQLLNICNNTCANVPLPAYQTTCHRQPPFQSPREAMPIRPSSAPTCQLREAMEDRVLVFDMATGNTRMGLLCHDPAGSRAVLVGVMPNHSSIYVPENMRSLAMPIHSPDNNHSSFWSTTPMLSSPVPSSLSSGSYREVALLPKEARIHLESQNSPGTETPIRVGMLTGPVPLAIPLQFGERILTHVPNPGWSKPDAEKNEPSHTIWMLDTSRLPDANMVQTKKLRWISSEQIPEPAPPASAQAVPRTQLQEDISSHNKKEDTTVHLDNSLAEGAGKVPLTDQPPLAEQHPLAKKIPPAGQPLPADQPPYTEQASITGQALHTGQTQPPSTKQPPLPGQLPLTGQLLLTRQVTLTGQPPFSRESLSTKDPSPSKGSPIIREPGQTSILCQEGESLGLPTHVGVLRVPLAPEETCIYVSREKVSIGATQSSSMHRLGWHSDSSPRAREEQLSLITFTTPSTGKVLPMAMVGTEPQGPRLKMTAEDITHSSVVTHLGLLRGTCNELVSTMGALPVQSPAICRHSLGPYQDMAAIVIDTGTGFTKCGLAGEDHVLSVVPSRVQLLRHSAQGQPQYVVPENQEGSYPVLNRGVISDWDALEVLWQHLFYCRLGVQPEELAVLVADSPISPRTNREKVAEILFERFHVPAMQTVHQALLALYAYGRTTGLVLGSGHGTSYVAPILTGDLAPIDTYQLDVAGYDLTEYLAQLLLAGGHSLPKAGLVNQIKEASCYVAMDMAAEMASIQAQACVDFVLPDKQVITLGSERFRCPEALFQPNLLGLNQPGLPQLALLSISQLEAKQQEQLLANVVLDGGSTLLKGFPERLRQELGPRATVLGSPHRAVAAWLGGSIMASRDSFQSLWLSRREYEEEGPWAIYKYHL; via the exons ATGTGCATGCATGCAGGCCACAAACCCTTGTGCTCTGTCACCTTCCTGGGCCACGTCATGAGG GATACTGGTCCTGGACTTCAGGGACTTACGGCTCTGGGGAGGGGGCTGTATGAGGCACAGGCAGAACAGAACCATCTGGAGCAGCAGAGACTGCCAAAGAGCTGCTTGTCCCTGGAGCGGAAGCTGGGGAATGCGGGGGAGGGGAACTTGGGCCTGAGCCTGGGCCCCTCACCGCCTTCTGCCTCCCAGGAAGAAGTG GACCCTTCCGGGGCTAGCTCCCAATGGGGCTGCGTGCAGGCCTCCCAGAATGCCCCAAGTCTCTCCCCAAATGACCTGCTCCAGAGCCCCATCGCGGGAGACCAGccacatctcatcatggaggatGGGACCCTGGCTCTACCTGTGCGCACGTGCAGTGACAACAGCACCATCAGTGACGTGACCCAGCATGGATGCTGCCACCCCCGGCTTAAGGTGCAGGTTAGGGGGGAGGGCAAGACCCCATCCAAAGTCCTCGTGGGCTGGGGCAAAGGCCCCAGCATCGCTGAACAGATGGCCCCCTTGGGCACTAGAAAGAGCCGGTGGCTACCGTACTTCCCCTCGGGGGAGGATGGGGCAGCCATAGCCCAGGGTCTTCTTCcagattcagctcaggttccTGCCAAGGTTCCAGCACAAGGTCAGGGCCAAGGCAAGTGCCCATGCCCAGCTCAAGCTACAGCTTCTTCTACATCGCTGCCTCCTTCAACTCCAGCTCGGGCTACTACTCCAGGTCTGGATGTGGCTGCAGTGCCCACTGTGATTGAACCTTATATCTGCACCCTTAACAACCTGACTAACACCATCGCCATCACCAAGAATCTGTCCCAAGATCTCCTGCTCAGGAAGTGTGGCAACCAATGGTCAGTCCCCTTGGAGTCTTCCAAAATGGGCACATCCTGCCAGGACGAAGTGAGTTTCCAGCCTCAGGAGGAGTCTTTAACCCCACTACCCACTCGATTGGAGGCCCCAGACCGTGTCCAGGAACACACGGTTACTAGAAGACAAGTGCTACCTGAGCAACCTGAGAACCTGGTGGAGAAGCCCCTGGTTGGACCATGCAACCCAACACCAGGCCCAGAGCCCCCAGGCACCCCCAAGCCCCAGAGAATTGGCCAAGAAGGTTGCAACTCTCAACCAGACCAGCAGCTCCTAAACATCTGCAACAATACCTGCGCCAATGTGCCACTGCCTGCCTACCAAACAACCTGCCACAGGCAGCCCCCATTCCAGTCTCCCAGGGAAGCCATGCCGATCCGCCCTTCCAGTGCTCCCACCTGCCAGCTCCGGGAAGCCATGGAAGACCGTGTGCTGGTGTTTGATATGGCCACGGGCAACACCAGGATGGGGCTGCTGTGCCATGACCCCGCGGGCTCACGGGCAGTGCTGGTGGGCGTCATGCCCAACCACTCATCCATCTATGTCCCTGAGAATATGCGGTCATTGGCCATGCCCATCCACTCCCCTGATAACAATCACTCCAGCTTCTGGTCCACCACACCCATGCTGTCCAGCCCCGTGCCTTCAAGCCTCTCCTCTGGCAGCTACCGAGAGGTAGCCCTACTTCCCAAGGAGGCCAGGATCCACCTGGAGTCACAGAACTCTCCTGGTACTGAGACTCCCATCAGGGTCGGAATGCTCACTGGGCCCGTCCCACTGGCAATACCACTCCAGTTTGGTGAGAGGATACTGACCCATGTCCCCAATCCTGGCTGGTCCAAACCCGATGCAGAAAAAAATGAACCCAGTCATACCATCTGGATGCTGGACACCTCCAGGTTGCCAGATGCCAACATGGTCCAGACCAAGAAACTGCGGTGGATAAGCTCAGAGCAGATTCCAGAGCCTGCTCCACCAGCCAGTGCACAGGCAGTGCCCAGAACCCAGCTCCAGGAGGACATAAGCAGTCACAACAAGAAAGAGGACACTACTGTGCACCTTGACAATTCTCTAGCCGAAGGTGCTGGGAAGGTCCCCCTCACTGATCAGCCCCCACTAGCTGAGCAGCACCCCCTTGCCAAGAAGATCCCCCCTGCTGGCCAGCCTCTTCCAGCTGACCAGCCCCCCTACACTGAGCAGGCCTCTATCACTGGTCAGGCCCTCCACACCGGGCAGACACAGCCCCCCTCCACCAAGCAGCCTCCCCTTCCTGGTCAACTCCCCCTTACTGGGCAGCTTCTTCTCACTAGGCAGGTAACTCTCACTGGGCAGCCCCCTTTTTCCAGAGAATCCCTCTCCACCAAAGACCCCTCTCCCTCAAAAGGGTCCCCTATCATCAGGGAGCCTGGACAGACCTCCATCCTGTGCCAGGAAGGTGAGTCCTTGGGCCTGCCCACTCATGTGGGGGTACTTCGGGTGCCCCTGGCCCCTGAGGAGACCTGTATCTATGTGAGCAGAGAGAAGGTCAGCATTGGGGCTACTCAAAGTTCCAGTATGCATCGGCTCGGATGGCATTCTGATAGCTCCCCCAGGGCCCGGGAGGAACAGCTTTCCCTGATCACATTCACTACGCCTAGCACTGGCAAGGTCTTGCCCATGGCCATGGTGGGCACTGAGCCCCAAGGTCCTCGGCTCAAGATGACAGCTGAGGACATCACACACTCATCAGTAGTCACGCACCTCGGCCTGCTCCGTGGGACCTGCAATGAGCTGGTGTCCACCATGGGTGCTCTGCCAGTGCAGTCCCCAGCAATCTGCCGCCACTCCCTGGGCCCCTACCAGGACATGGCAGCCATAGTGATAGACACAGGCACAGGCTTCACCAAATGTGGGCTGGCTGGGGAGGACCATGTCCTCAGTGTGGTGCCTTCACGTGTCCAGCTGCTGCGGCACTCAGCCCAGGGCCAGCCCCAGTATGTGGTGCCTGAGAACCAAGAGGGCTCCTACCCAGTGCTGAACCGAGGTGTGATCTCTGACTGGGATGCACTGGAAGTGTTGTGGCAACACCTGTTCTACTGCAGGCTGGGCGTGCAGCCTGAGGAGCTGGCTGTGCTTGTGGCGGACTCACCTATCTCACCGCGCACCAACCGAGAAAAGGTAGCTGAGATACTCTTTGAGCGTTTCCATGTGCCTGCTATGCAGACAGTACATCAGGCCCTGCTGGCGCTCTATGCTTATGGGCGCACCACTGGGCTAGTGCTCGGCAGTGGCCATGGCACTTCCTATGTGGCACCCATCCTCACTGGGGACCTGGCCCCAATTGACACCTACCAGCTGGACGTTGCTGGTTATGACCTCACTGAATACTTGGCTCAGCTGCTGCTGGCAGGTGGCCACTCACTGCCCAAGGCAGGGCTGGTCAACCAGATTAAGGAGGCCAGCTGCTATGTGGCTATGGATATGGCAGCAGAGATGGCCAGCATCCAGGCCCAGGCTTGTGTGGACTTTGTTCTCCCAGACAAGCAGGTCATCACACTGGGCTCTGAGCGCTTTCGCTGCCCTGAGGCCCTTTTCCAGCCCAACCTGCTAGGCCTCAACCAGCCGGGCCTCCCACAGCTGGCCCTCCTAAGCATCAGCCAACTGGAAGCCAAGCAACAAGAGCAGCTGCTGGCCAATGTGGTGCTGGATGGTGGCAGCACCCTGTTGAAAGGTTTTCCTGAGCGCCTGAGACAGGAGCTGGGCCCCCGTGCCACCGTACTAGGGTCTCCCCACCGTGCTGTCGCTGCCTGGCTTGGGGGCTCTATCATGGCATCCCGGGACTCCTTCCAGAGCCTGTGGCTCAGCCGTC